The following coding sequences lie in one Primulina huaijiensis isolate GDHJ02 chromosome 2, ASM1229523v2, whole genome shotgun sequence genomic window:
- the LOC140971509 gene encoding uncharacterized protein: MTGVPVEIPETVSGSRGSRRFGDLRGVQWRVDLGILPSSPPSSIDDLRRVTANSRRRYAALRRQLLVDPHVPKDGTSSPDLVMDNPLSQNPDSMWGRFFKNAELERMVDQDLARLYPERGSYFQTSECQGMLRRMLLLWCLRHPEYGYRQGTHELLAPLLYVLHVDAKLLSEVRKAHEDHFADKFDGFSFHENDLTYKFDFKKFSKSSEIWDGFEKNSAKPSSLSELDPEMQTIVLLTDSYGAEGELGIVISEKFMEHDAYSMFDALMNGAGGAVAMAEFFSPLPFNSSNTGILPVIEASGALYHLLSIVDSSLHSHLVELGVEPQYFALRWLRVLFGREFSLEDLLVIWDEIFSHENTKFDKATDFNADSYSGVLCSSRGGFISAFAVSVILNLRSSLLATENATACLQRLLNFSDTVNLVKLLEKAKTLQELAVEANNSNSLIVHSGLYDSRKSTNPRGHSLSLDSSASPLTPLNMLRESYWEERWRVLHKEVEQKQDSVVKHVPNGKNGWSEKVRVRLSRTESDPSPTKKNEITKIPKPSVRRSLLEDLKRQLGLDEDKETEARTNIIHYDPVEVNGLDDLHEKNLSDDLSDSRSEETSSNFSSPPSPTHANSDQGIESGSSVTSNSSIVIIKSNGSESCWNDQESSPLPISEPLDALTSKGTENEDSIGKSAPRMERKPISGKFQWLWKFGRTAGEGSSETKSAPEDAKTSNGGNSENNVAGFSRADAFDGSSQTSKAETVDQNVMVSLRNLGQSMLENIQVQQFMLHIVA, from the exons ATGACAGGGGTTCCGGTGGAGATACCTGAAACGGTGTCGGGTTCCAGAGGTTCACGTCGGTTTGGAGATCTCAGAGGGGTCCAATGGCGCGTAGATTTGGGGATTTTACCGTCTTCTCCTCCTTCATCCATCGATGATCTTCGCCGGGTTACCGCCAATTCTCGCAGAAG GTATGCTGCTTTAAGGAGACAACTTCTGGTTGATCCACATGTTCCAAAAGATGGAACCAGTTCTCCTGATCTTGTCATGGACAATCCCCTTTCACAAAACCCAG ACAGCATGTGGGGTCGCTTTTTCAAAAATGCTGAATTGGAAAGAATGGTCGATCAAGATTTGGCTCGTTTGTATCCTGAAAGAGGCAGCTATTTCCAGACAAGTGAATGCCAAGGCATGTTGAGGCGAATGCTGTTGCTTTGGTGCCTTAGACATCCGGAGTATGGTTACAGACAAG GAACGCACGAATTATTGGCCCCACTTTTGTATGTTCTTCATGTTGATGCCAAACTTCTCTCAGAAGTGAGAAAAGCTCATGAAGACCACTTTGCTGATAaatttgatggtttttcatTTCATGAAAATGACTTGACTTATAAGTTTGATTTTAAGAAATTCTCCAAGTCCTCAGAAATTTGGGATGGGTTCGAAAAGAATTCTGCAAAACCTAGTAGTCTCAGTGAACTTGATCCAGAGATGCAAACAATTGTGTTATTAACCGATTCCTATGGTGCAGAAGGTGAGCTTGGAATCGTAATATCAGAGAAATTTATGGAACATGACGCCTATTCTATGTTTGATGCCTTAATGAACGGTGCTGGAGGTGCCGTTGCCATGGCCGAGTTTTTCTCTCCTTTACCTTTTAACAGTTCCAATACCGGAATTCTGCCGGTAATTGAAGCTTCTGGTGCTCTATATCATTTACTTTCCATTGTTGATTCATCTCTTCATAGTCATCTTGTTGAATTAGGGGTTGAACCCCAATATTTTGCTCTCCGCTGGCTACGGGTGCTGTTTGGGCGCGAATTTTCTCTGGAAGACCTTTTGGTGATCTGGGACGAAATCTTTTCCCATGAAAATACCAAGTTTGACAAAGCAACTGACTTTAATGCAGACTCCTATTCTGGAGTCCTCTGTTCGTCTAGGGGCGGATTCATTTCTGCTTTTGCAGTTTCGGTGATACTTAACTTGAGATCTTCATTGCTTGCCACTGAGAATGCTACTGCCTGTCTTCAGCGATTGTTGAATTTTTCGGATACCGTAAATCTTGTGAAGCTCTTAGAAAAGGCAAAAACCTTGCAAGAACTGGCAGTAGAAGCGAACAATTCAAACTCCCTGATAGTTCATTCTGGATTATATGATTCAAGAAAGTCTACAAACCCCAGGGGTCATAGCCTTTCTCTAGATTCGTCCGCTTCTCCTTTAACACCTCTGAATATGTTGCGTGAGAGCTATTGGGAAGAGAGGTGGAGAGTTTTGCACAAGGAAGTGGAACAAAAGCAAGATTCTGTGGTAAAACATGTTCCAAACGGTAAAAATGGTTGGTCAGAGAAGGTAAGAGTACGCCTGTCCCGAACTGAATCTGATCCTTCCCCcacaaagaaaaatgaaataactAAAATACCGAAGCCATCGGTTAGGAGAAGTTTATTGGAGGATCTGAAGCGGCAGCTTGGTTTAGATGAAGATAAAGAAACTGAAGCTCGGACAAATATAATCCATTATGATCCTGTTGAGGTCAATGGACTCGATGATCTACATGAAAAGAACTTAAGCGATGACTTGAGTGACAGCAGGAGTGAAGAAACTTCTTCCAATTTTTCATCTCCACCGAGTCCTACTCATGCAAATAGTGATCAAGGAATCGAATCAGGAAGTAGTGTGACATCAAACTCATCcattgttattattaaatctAATGGCTCTGAGTCATGCTGGAATGACCAAGAGTCGTCTCCACTTCCCATTTCTGAACCGCTGGATGCTCTCACTTCGAAGGGTACAGAAAACGAAGATTCCATTGGAAAATCTGCACCACGCATGGAGAGAAAGCCTATATCGGGTAAATTCCAATGGTTGTGGAAGTTCGGGAGAACTGCCGGTGAGGGAAGTTCTGAGACAAAAAGTGCACCCGAAGATGCAAAAACTAGCAACGGTGGAAATAGTGAGAACAATGTAGCTGGCTTTTCAAGAGCTGATGCATTTGATGGATCTTCTCAAACAAGCAAGGCTGAGACAGTTGATCAGAATGTGATGGTTAGCTTGAGAAATCTTGGCCAATCCATGCTGGAGAACATTCAGGTACAACAGTTTATGTTACATATAGTGGCATAA